The genomic segment AAGGCTCGTGACCAGATCGAAGCGCGAGCCGTTGCGCACCGCTTTCGCTATCCCTAAAGGCACCGATATCAGATACGTCAGGAAGAAGGTCCACAGCCCGATGCTGATCGACACCGGCAGCTTCGAGACGATCAGCGACCACACGCTCTGATGGCGGAAATAGCTCTGACCCAGATCGAACGTGGAGAAACGCTTGAGCATCAGCACGTAGCGTTCGAGCGGCGGTTTGTCGAAGCCATACAGCTGCTTGAGTTGCGCGATCTGCTGCGCGTCGACCCCGCTATGCGCACGCAGACCGAACGGCGCGCCGTTCTCCGCGCCCTTGCGCAGTTCGTGCTGCATCTGCTCGACCGGTCCGCCGGGCACGAACTGGATCACGACGAAGGTCAGCGTCAATACGCCGAGCAAGGTCGGAATCATCAGCAACAGACGTTTGACGATGTAGCTCCACATAAGCGGCGTTCCGGTGCTAAGGCGGTGAATGAATGACGTGTCAGTGCGAAGACGAAGGCGGCTGCTTGTGCGTCGGCTCCTGCCACCATGTCGAGGTGATCCAGCCTTCCGCGCCATAGTACAGGGGCAGGGTTTTCGGCCACGCCAGGCCGCGCCTGAACGCCACCCGATGCGTGCCGCTGTACCACTGCGGCACGACATAGTAGCCATGCATCAGCAGACGGTCGAGCGCATGCGTCGCGTCGACCAGTTGCTCGCGCGTTTGCGCATGCACGAGCGCGTTCAGCACGGCATCGACGACAGGCGACTTCACACCGATAGCGTTGTCCGAGCCTTGCGTATCCGCCGCCTTGCTGCCGAACCGCTCGATCTGCTCCGAACCCGGCACCTGCACGTCGGGCATGCGGATCGTCGTGACGTCGAACTCGAAAGCGTCCAGACGCTTCTGATAGACGGCGAAATCCGACACACGAAACGTCGCGGTAATACCCAGCTTCTGCAGATTGCGGATGAAGGTAGCGACGATCGGCTCCATCGCCGCCGCCGAGCCGGAGTCGTCGAGAATCTCGAACTGGAACGGCTCGCCCTTTGCGTTACGCAACGCGCCGTCGCGATAGGTCCAGCCCGCTTCCTGCAACAACGCGCGCGCCTGCAACAGGTTGGCTCGCAACGAGCCGGGCGGATCGGTATCGGGCTGCTTCGGCGGCGGACCGAACACCGCCGGATCGAGTTGCGCGCGCCACGGTTCGAGCAGCGCAAGCTCACCCGGGGACGGCAGCCCCTTCGCCTGCAAATCCGTATTGGCAAAGAAGCTGTCGATACGCGTGTACTGGTTGAAGAACAGTTGCCGGTTCAGCCACTGAAAGTCGAGCGCGAGATCGAGCGCCTTACGCACGCGCACGTCCTGGAACAATGGCCGCCGCGTATTCAGCACGAAGCCCTGCATGCCGGTGCCGTTATGTTGCGGGAATTCACGCTTGATCAGCTCGCCGTTATCGAATTTCTTGCCGACATCGCGCCTCACCCAGTTGCGCGCCACGTACTCGACCAGCGCGTCGTACTCGCCCGCCTTGAATGCTTCGAGCCGCGCGGTGGCATCCGAATACAGCTTATAGACGATGTGATCGAAGTTGTTCGTGCCGACCCGCACCGGCAACGCCGCGCCCCAATAGTTTGGGTCGCGCCGATACGTGATGGTTCGGCCGTTATCGTACGAATCGATCAGATAGGGACCGCTCGCAATCGGCTTTTCGAACGCCAGTTGGTCGAACGGAATGCGGGTGCCGTCCGGCTTCAAGCCCCACTTGCGCGAGAACACCGGCATGCCGCCCGCAAGCAGCGGCAATTCGCGATTGCGCTGATGGAACTCGAAGCGGATCGTGCTCGGATCGACCACGACCGCGCGCGTGATCTCGCCGAAAATCGACGCGAATTGCGGCGCGGCTTGTGGGCTTTTCAACGTGTCGAGCGAGAACTTGACGTCTTCCGCCGTGACCGGATCGCCGTTCGAAAAACGTGCTTTCGGGTTGATGTGGAAAGTGACCGACAAGCCGTCAGGTGCGATCGCGATGTCGTCGGCGAGCAATCCGTACGCGGATGCCACTTCGTCGCTGCTGCCGGTGGTCAGGCTTTCGAACATCAGGTCGACGCCGGGTGCCGTATTACCGCGCAGCGTGAACGGATTGAATTTATCGAAGCTCGTGAGACGGCTCGGATTCGCCAGCACCAGCGTGCCGCCTTTGGGCGCATCAGGATTGACGTAGTCGAAGTGCTTGAAATCCGCCGGATATTTCGGCTCGCCGTATTGCGCGATCGCGTAGACCGCTTGCGCTTGCGGCGCTGCAAGCAAAGCGGCCACGGCGACCAGACCGCCCAGCAGCGACGCACACGCCGAACGCCACGGCCGCACGATTCGCGGCACAACCGCCTGACCGACACGCGAGGGTCTATGAATCACGCTGCATTCAAGTGCACGAGGCGTTTGATCCCGTCGCGAGCCAGATGTCATAGGGGCCTTGTTGGTCAGTGGGCAAGATTCGATGTTGGGGAATTCTACCGAATAAAGCTGTGCTCTCCGCGCGGTCGTCACGCGCAATGTGCGGGTGGATTTCTAGCTGCGCGGCGCACGAACCCGATCGGGAAACTGGCCGCAGGCGGCTTTCAAGGCTTCGGAACAATTCCCGATTTCGTCGAGCAGATGCGTCCTCTCAGACGCAACGTGACGATCAAGCCGATGGGCAACACCGCAACGTTTCTGTTGTCGGATCTGGCGGCAAGGGTGACGGCGGCAATCGTGCACGCCGATAGTGGATTCAGTGCGGTGGTGGGCGGAATGGCACCCGTGGGCGGAGTCAATATCCACCCAGCGTTTCGCTCGATGGAATAAAAAAACCGCCTTTTTCAAGGCGGTTTTTTGAACCTGCTGAATGAGCTCAGCGATGAACTCATCGACGCATCACAGCTTAGTGCCAGCCGCGGTGATTGTCGTAGTGGTCGCGGCCGTAGTCGGCGCGGCCCGGGGGATGATGACGATACCAGTCGTCACGCGCCCAGTAGCGGCGGCCGTCCCAGTAGCGGTCGCCATGCCAGCCAATCACGATGGCCGGGCCGCCGTAATACACCGGAGCCGGTTGATAAACGACCGGCGGCGGGGGCGGCGGAGGCGGTGCGTAGACCGGCGCGGGTGCAACGTAGACCGGCGCGGGAATACCGATATTGACCCCGACGTTGAGACCCGAGGCCATTGCTGCGCCTGATGCACCCAACGTCAAAACCCCGATAAGCAGTGGAACAAGACGAGCGGACTTCATCGATCACCCTTTGGAAGAACCTGTTGTGGCCGAAATATAGCGCAAGGGATTCCCTCGCGTATTTCAACTTTGTAATAACTGATGCATAACATCGCGCACCTGCCCAGTGGGTAACTTCTGGTTACATCGGACAAGGTTTCGGCGAAAAAGCAGCGGGATTGTAACTGAGCTGTCTGTCGGCCTGCCTTGCACATCACTCACGATCCGGGCATTGGGATAGCGTCGCAATGTGTGCTCGTGAGATCCGACTGTGCCGCCCTCTTCTTTTGTCCATCTCGCCCCCTCTTCTACGCAAGGCGCGCACGGCGGCTGGGGACGGCTGTCGGCGGCACAAGTCCGTCGCGACGGACGCACATACGAAAACAGCACCCCCGGATAACCACAAAAACGAACATTCAACGTTCGAAAGAACATTTAATCAAAATTGACGATGTGCGCCGTCGTCAGATGACCTCTCAAACCATTACGCAAATTTAATAATATTTGCTCATGAAACAGGCATTTTTTTCAAATGACCCATGGTTTTCCCTAGTGTTTAGCAGCCATCCAGGTGATACGATGACTGACGCTGAAAATCTGAAAAATGTTCGAATTCGCGCATGGACCTCTGAGCAGCATCGAAGCGGCGGACCCATGAGCCACGGAGACCGATTTTGAAAACAATCGCTGGACTGCGCTGGTGGATCATCGCGCTCGTATGCGCGGGAACGATCGTCAATTACCTGTCGCGCAACTCGCTCGGCGTGATGGCGCCGCAGTTGATGACGCTGTTGCACATGAGCACGCAGCAGTATTCATACGTAGTCGGCGCTTTCCAGATCGGCTACACGGTGATGCAGCCGGTCTGCGGCGTGATCATCGATCTGATCGGTTTGCGTTTGGGCTTCGCGCTATTCGCGTGCCTGTGGTCGATGACCGGCGTATTCCACGGTTTCGCGAGCGGCTGGCTGTCGCTCGCCGCGTTGCGCGGGCTGATGGGGTTGAGCGAAGCCGTCGCGATTCCGGCCGGTATGAAGGTGGTCGCCGAATGGTTTCCCGATCGCGAAAAATCCGTGGCCGTCGGCTATTTCAATGCGGGCACGTCGCTTGGTTCGCTGCTCGCGCCGCCGCTGGTCGTGTTTCTGTCGCTGCGCTATGGATGGCAAAGCGCCTTCGCGGTAACCGGCGCGCTCGGCTTCGTATGGGCCGCCGCATGGTACGTGCTGTACCGCTCGCCGGCTGAGCACAAGCTGATCGGCAACGCCGAGCGCGAGACGATCACGAGCGGGCAGGCACCGGCCGCCACGCACCGCCGCAGTATCCGCGAAGTGCTGCGCACGCGCCGTTTCTGGGCGATCGCGCAGGCACGCTTCTTCGCCGAACCCGCGTGGCAAACCTTCAGTTTCTGGATTCCGCTTTACCTCGCCACACAGCGTCACATGGATCTGAAGCAGATCGCGCTGTTCGCGTGGCTGCCGTTTCTCGCGGCCGACCTCGGCGGACTGTTCGGCGGTTACCTGTCGCCGTTCCTGATGAAACACCTGCGCGTGCCGCTGGTGTGGTCGCGTATCTCGGGTGTGGTGCTCGGCGCACTGATGATGCTCGGACCGGCTTGCATCGGCCTCGTCGCGTCGCCGTATCAGGCGATTGCCCTCTTCTGCGTCGGCGGCTTTGCGCACCAGATGATTTCCGCACTCGTGAACACCCTCGCCGCCGACGTATTCGACCCGAGCGAAGTCGGCACGGTAGCCGGTTTTGCGGGCATGGCCGCGTGGGTCGGCGGCCTCGGCTTCTCGCTAACGGTCGGCGCGCTCGCCGACTCGATCGGCTACACCCCGCTATTCGGCGCCCTCGGCGCTTTCGACATCATCGGCGCGACGCTGCTGATCATCCTGATGCGCGGCGTGCCGCCCGACGGCCGTCCGCGTCAGGTCGCCAGCCACGGCGCAAGCTTCCCTGCGTGACCTCATTCGAAGACCCATCATGCGCTCACTGAATCTGAAACATCCGCCCCGTTTTGCGTTGTCGTCGCAAGCCGACAACCACCTCGTTCTGACCGCGCAGGAAAACTGCCGGATCGAACTGTTCGTTCTCGCCGAGGACATCATCCGCGTGCTGGTGCTGCCCGACGGCGAAACGCACGGCCCGCGCACCTGGGCGATTGCGCCCGGCGCCGAAGATGTCGCGCTCGAAGGGCGTGAGCGTCGCGATATGAGCGGCTTCGTGCCGCCGCCGTTCAAGCTATCGAACGGCGCGGATCAGGTCGTGATCGAAACGGCGCGCGTGCGTCTGACCGTGACGCTCGAAGGCGGCTTCTGTGCGTGGGACATCCTGCACGACGGCACCTGGCATCGCGTGATGAGCGACCGCAAGACGCAGGCGTACAACTTCGGCTGGTGGGACAAGCGCGCGTATCACTACATCGAGCGTCGTAAAGACGAGATGTATGTCGGTCTCGGCGAGCGCGCGGGTTCGCTGGATCGCGCGCATCAGAGCTACGAGATGCGCAATATCGACGCGATGGGTTACAGCGCACGCACCACCGATCCGCTCTACAAGCACATCCCCTTCTACGTGACGTGGCAGCCGGAGACGTCGACGGGCTTCGGCCTGTTCTACGACACGCTCGCCGATTGCCGCTTCGACATGGGCCGCGAGCTGGACAACTACCACGGCCACTACCGGCATTTCGTCGCCGAGCATGGCGACCTGGATTACTACTTCATCGCGTCCGCTGCCACGCCGCTGAATGCCGTGCGCCGCTTCACGTGGCTCACCGGCCGCCCTGCGTGGATGCCGAAGTGGGGCCTCGGCTATTCCGGCTCGACGATGAGCTACACCGACGCGCCCGACGCGCAGCAGCGCATGGGCGAATTCATCGACAAGTGCCGTGAGCACGACATGCTGTGCGACTCGTTCCATCTGTCGTCGGGTTATACGTCGATTGGTCCGAAGCGTTACGTGTTCAACTGGAATCACGAGAAGTTTCCCGATATCGACGGCTTCGTGCAGGGCTACCTCGAACACGGCGTGCGCCTGTGCGCGAACATCAAGCCGTGTCTGCTGCAGGACCACCCCGCGTTCGACGAAGTCGCGAAGGCCGGCCTGCTGATCGAATCGAAAGACGGCGACCCGGCGTGGGTTCAGTACTGGGACGAAGTGGGCGCGTACCTGGACTTCACGAACCCCGACACCATCGACTGGTGGAAGGCGCGCGTGAAAGACGCGCTGCTGAAGTACGGCATCGCGGCGACCTGGAACGACAACAACGAGTTCGAGATCTGGTCGCCGGACGCGATCGCTCACGGCTTCGGCAAAGCGTTCCCGGCGCTCCAGGCGAAGGTATTGCAAACGCATCTGATGATGCAGGCGTCGCACAGCGCGCAGCGCGAGCACTCGCCTGAGAAGCGCCCGTTCCTCGTGTCGCGCTCGGGCGGCGTCGGCATGCATCGTTACGTGCAGACGTGGTCGGGCGACAACTACACGTCGTGGGAAACGCTGCGCTTCAATCTGAAAATGGGCCTTGGGCTCGCGATGTCGGGCGTGTCGAACAGCGGCCACGACATCGGCGGCTTCTCGGGTCCGGCGCCGGGCCCGGAACTGTTCGCTCGCTGGGTCGCGTTCGGCATCTTCCTGCCGCGCTTCAGCATTCACTCGTGGAACGACGACGGCACCGTCAACGAGCCGTGGATGTACCCGGAAGTCACGCAGCAGGTAGCCGACCTGATCAAGCTGCGCTACCGGTTGATCCCGTATCTGTACGAATTGCTGTGGCAGTCGCACAGCGCGTACGAGCCTGTGTTGCGTCCGCTGTTCGCCGAGTTCCCGCACGACCCGCGCTGTCTCGTCGACGGCGACGACATGATGCTCGGCTCGTCGATGCTGGTCGCGCCGGTGGTCGACGCGGGCCAGTCGACCCGCGACGTCTACCTGCCGGCAGGCACGCGCTGGGTCTCGTACTGGAGCGGCGAAGCATTCGACGGCGGTCAGACGGTGACGTTGCCCGCACCGTACGAGCGCCCGGTGTTCCTGCTCCGCGAAGGCAGCGTGGTGCCGTTGAACATCGCCGAACAGCACTTCTGCCGTCCCGCCGACGAGCGCGCATTCATCGCGGTGCCGCCGGGCGGCGTGGGCAGCGCGCACGGCACCTGTGTCGAGGACGACGGCGAAAGCCAGGCGTGGCGCAACGGCGAACAAGGCCGCTGGAACGTCACGCTCAGCGGCGACACAAACACGTTGAGCGTGTCGGTCGAACGCGAAGGTTGGGTCCAGCAACCGCAGACGCAAGTTCGCGTCTATGTGCCGATGCATGAGACACGCAACGTGGAATGCACGAACGGCACGCTCGCATCCGACCAGACCGCCGATGGCTGGCGCTGCCTGACGATCAATCTGGCGCAGTAAAAAACACGCAGCAACACCGGCCTGAACGATCGCTTCAGGCCGGCAATTCAATCCGGAGACCAGTACCCATGAACGCATTCAAGCGCGCGCGGACTCGCGCGTTCGTCCTCTCCTGCCTGCCGCTCGCAGGCGCAGCATTGTCGGCCAATGCGTCGGCGCAAAGCAGCGTCACGCTGTACGGCGTCGTCGATAACGCGCTGACCTACGCCAGCAACCAGAAAGGAAGTTCGAACGTCTACATGAGCCAGGGCAACCTGCAGGCGAGCAAGTTCGGCCTGCTCGGCTCGGAAGATCTCGGCGGCGGCACGAAGGCGATCTTCCGCCTCGAAAGCGGTTTCAACTCGCTGACCGGCGCGCAAAGCAGCGCGGGCTACATGTTCAACCGGCAAGCGTACGTCGGACTCAGCAACGACCGCTACGGCACGCTGACGCTTGGCCGTCAGTACACGCCGTACTTCCAGATGGTCGGCGCACTCGGACCGACCGGCGTGCTCACGGGCGCGACCGGCGCACATCCGGGCGATATCGACGCACTCGACACCACGCTGCGTTTCAACAATTCGATCACCTACTTGTCGCCGACCATTTCCGGCTTGCAGATGAGCGCGCAATACGGTCTGGGTGGCGTGCCGGGCAGCGTTGCAAACGGTAGCCATTTCAGCGCGGCACTCCGCTACGACTACAAGCCGTTCGCGATCGCCGTGGGTTACGTGAAGCTGAAGGACATTGCGACGAGCGCAGCGCTCGGCAGCTTCGCGATCAACTCACCGGTGAACAGCGGCTATGCGACCGCGCGCAGCGCGCAGTTGTTCGCGGCGGCGGCCCGCTATAACTGGCAGGATCTGATGGTCGGCGTCAACTATTCGAACGTGCAGTACGCGCCGGGACACGACTCGCTGTTCGCGAGCCAGGCCGTGTTCAACACGTATGGGCTGATCTCGACTTATCGCGTGACGCCTAGCGTGATTGTGGGCGGTGGTTATAGCTATACGCAGGCCAGCAAGGCGAATGGGATCAGCGATCCGGCGCGCTATCACCAGATTTCTCTGGAGCAGACGTACAACCTTTCGCAGCGTACGACGGTGTATCTGCTGGAAGCGTATCAGCACGCAAGCGGCAAGACGCTGGTGAGCAGCGGCACGGGCACGACGGCGATTACCGATGCGGTGGCGGTGGTCGGTGACTCGCAGAACACGACGCCGTCGTCGGGACCTTCGCAGTTTGTCGGCATGGTGGGGTTGCGGCACGCGTTTTGAAGTGAGCGCGGCTGATTGAACCGAAGGGGACGTGCCCGCGTTCCGACTTAAAAGTAGTGGCGAGCCGTGCGATTTGAGCGGCTCGCCTTGGTGATCACAATGGGCGTAACGGTATGGCTTTGCAGACTTTTGTCGTCTGCGGAGCCATACCGTTTTTGTTTTTGCGGCAGGCGAATGAGCGTGTGCGCATCGATTGGCGGAATGC from the Paraburkholderia fungorum genome contains:
- a CDS encoding glycoside hydrolase family 31 protein, producing the protein MRSLNLKHPPRFALSSQADNHLVLTAQENCRIELFVLAEDIIRVLVLPDGETHGPRTWAIAPGAEDVALEGRERRDMSGFVPPPFKLSNGADQVVIETARVRLTVTLEGGFCAWDILHDGTWHRVMSDRKTQAYNFGWWDKRAYHYIERRKDEMYVGLGERAGSLDRAHQSYEMRNIDAMGYSARTTDPLYKHIPFYVTWQPETSTGFGLFYDTLADCRFDMGRELDNYHGHYRHFVAEHGDLDYYFIASAATPLNAVRRFTWLTGRPAWMPKWGLGYSGSTMSYTDAPDAQQRMGEFIDKCREHDMLCDSFHLSSGYTSIGPKRYVFNWNHEKFPDIDGFVQGYLEHGVRLCANIKPCLLQDHPAFDEVAKAGLLIESKDGDPAWVQYWDEVGAYLDFTNPDTIDWWKARVKDALLKYGIAATWNDNNEFEIWSPDAIAHGFGKAFPALQAKVLQTHLMMQASHSAQREHSPEKRPFLVSRSGGVGMHRYVQTWSGDNYTSWETLRFNLKMGLGLAMSGVSNSGHDIGGFSGPAPGPELFARWVAFGIFLPRFSIHSWNDDGTVNEPWMYPEVTQQVADLIKLRYRLIPYLYELLWQSHSAYEPVLRPLFAEFPHDPRCLVDGDDMMLGSSMLVAPVVDAGQSTRDVYLPAGTRWVSYWSGEAFDGGQTVTLPAPYERPVFLLREGSVVPLNIAEQHFCRPADERAFIAVPPGGVGSAHGTCVEDDGESQAWRNGEQGRWNVTLSGDTNTLSVSVEREGWVQQPQTQVRVYVPMHETRNVECTNGTLASDQTADGWRCLTINLAQ
- a CDS encoding MFS transporter, with the translated sequence MKTIAGLRWWIIALVCAGTIVNYLSRNSLGVMAPQLMTLLHMSTQQYSYVVGAFQIGYTVMQPVCGVIIDLIGLRLGFALFACLWSMTGVFHGFASGWLSLAALRGLMGLSEAVAIPAGMKVVAEWFPDREKSVAVGYFNAGTSLGSLLAPPLVVFLSLRYGWQSAFAVTGALGFVWAAAWYVLYRSPAEHKLIGNAERETITSGQAPAATHRRSIREVLRTRRFWAIAQARFFAEPAWQTFSFWIPLYLATQRHMDLKQIALFAWLPFLAADLGGLFGGYLSPFLMKHLRVPLVWSRISGVVLGALMMLGPACIGLVASPYQAIALFCVGGFAHQMISALVNTLAADVFDPSEVGTVAGFAGMAAWVGGLGFSLTVGALADSIGYTPLFGALGAFDIIGATLLIILMRGVPPDGRPRQVASHGASFPA
- a CDS encoding extracellular solute-binding protein — translated: MTSGSRRDQTPRALECSVIHRPSRVGQAVVPRIVRPWRSACASLLGGLVAVAALLAAPQAQAVYAIAQYGEPKYPADFKHFDYVNPDAPKGGTLVLANPSRLTSFDKFNPFTLRGNTAPGVDLMFESLTTGSSDEVASAYGLLADDIAIAPDGLSVTFHINPKARFSNGDPVTAEDVKFSLDTLKSPQAAPQFASIFGEITRAVVVDPSTIRFEFHQRNRELPLLAGGMPVFSRKWGLKPDGTRIPFDQLAFEKPIASGPYLIDSYDNGRTITYRRDPNYWGAALPVRVGTNNFDHIVYKLYSDATARLEAFKAGEYDALVEYVARNWVRRDVGKKFDNGELIKREFPQHNGTGMQGFVLNTRRPLFQDVRVRKALDLALDFQWLNRQLFFNQYTRIDSFFANTDLQAKGLPSPGELALLEPWRAQLDPAVFGPPPKQPDTDPPGSLRANLLQARALLQEAGWTYRDGALRNAKGEPFQFEILDDSGSAAAMEPIVATFIRNLQKLGITATFRVSDFAVYQKRLDAFEFDVTTIRMPDVQVPGSEQIERFGSKAADTQGSDNAIGVKSPVVDAVLNALVHAQTREQLVDATHALDRLLMHGYYVVPQWYSGTHRVAFRRGLAWPKTLPLYYGAEGWITSTWWQEPTHKQPPSSSH
- a CDS encoding porin gives rise to the protein MNAFKRARTRAFVLSCLPLAGAALSANASAQSSVTLYGVVDNALTYASNQKGSSNVYMSQGNLQASKFGLLGSEDLGGGTKAIFRLESGFNSLTGAQSSAGYMFNRQAYVGLSNDRYGTLTLGRQYTPYFQMVGALGPTGVLTGATGAHPGDIDALDTTLRFNNSITYLSPTISGLQMSAQYGLGGVPGSVANGSHFSAALRYDYKPFAIAVGYVKLKDIATSAALGSFAINSPVNSGYATARSAQLFAAAARYNWQDLMVGVNYSNVQYAPGHDSLFASQAVFNTYGLISTYRVTPSVIVGGGYSYTQASKANGISDPARYHQISLEQTYNLSQRTTVYLLEAYQHASGKTLVSSGTGTTAITDAVAVVGDSQNTTPSSGPSQFVGMVGLRHAF